The bacterium nucleotide sequence ATAGAAGCGTGCATAACCGTATAAGGACGCGTCAATGAAAGTTTGTACGATCCCTATATTGGATGTCAGAGTGTTTTGATAGGCAAAATTATGAAGTAATACAAAAAAACAGGCTTGAAGAAATATGGCCAGATGTCTATTCAGGTTTCGTTTTACCAGTACATTTAAAATCAGGCCTCTGAAAATAATCTCCTCAGCGACAGGCGCCAGAACAACCGTCCCTATGATTCTTATCA carries:
- a CDS encoding CPBP family intramembrane metalloprotease codes for the protein IRIIGTVVLAPVAEEIIFRGLILNVLVKRNLNRHLAIFLQACFFVLLHNFAYQNTLTSNIGIVQTFIDASLYGYARFYTQSLYTPIGMHMTGNIIATVERFIF